The region CGGCCGCTTCGGGTCCGACATCAATCTGGCCAGCCGATCGGCGTCTCGGAAGAGAAGTGTAGGTCTTTTGTATTCCACGATCCGCCGGGCGTACCCGATCACCATCGCCTCCGGATTCAGAGAGAATCTTGAGTGCGGGAGGCCGAGGCGTTCGTCGCGCCGCTGAATCCGGCGGTCGACAAAGGCGGCGAATTCTTTTTTGAGCGCGCATTTGAGATCCCAAATCTCGAACGGGTCGATCGCATCGATCGCTTCCCACCCGGCGGGATATCGAAGCTGGGCGAACCATTCCGGCCCCAACAGGCGTTCAAAAAAACGGGCGAGCTGCGGCGCGATCCAGCTCGGGACATGCACGCCGTTGGTCACATGGCCGATCGGAACCTCCGGTGGAGCTTTCGACCAAAGATCTTTCCACATCGAGCGGGTGGTCTGTCCGTGCAATGCGCTCACGGCGTTGGATTTGCTCGCCAACTTGAGCGCCACGACCGTCATACAGAAAGGTTCACGTTCGTCGTTCGGATGAATCCGCCCCAAGCCGACGAATGCCTCGGGACTCAATTTCAGCTTGGATCGAAGCGGAGCCAAATGTTCGTTGACCAATTCGGGGGGAAATCGGTCGTGGCCCGCAGCCACCGGGGTGTGCGTTGTAAATACACTCCGCGATCGAACCCGCTCCGAGGCCGCCTCGAAGGAAAGATCTTCTTCTTCCATGACTTGGGAGATCGCCTCCAATACGGCGAAAGCGGAGTGACCCTCGTTGAGATGGATCACACCGGGGCGAATGCCGAGCTTCCGAAGCGCCCGGTAGCCTCCCATTCCCAAAATGATTTCTTGGTGCAAACGGGTGCGGAGGTCGCCGCCGTAAAGCCGCCGGGTGAACGCGAAGCGGTCGGCCGTCCCTTCTTTGCTGTAACCGTCCAGGAGCAAGAGATGGGCCCTTCCTACGCGAGTCTTCCAGACCTCCACGACGAGATTGCCGGAATTGACCGGGATCAAGAGCGACATCGGTTGCCCCTGGGAATCCATCACCCGCTCCAGTGCGACGCGGCGGAGGTCCATTTCGGTGTAAACCTCCTCCTGCGTTCCGTCGGTCGTCAGATTCTGAAAAAAGTATCCTTCCCGGTAGAGAATCGTCACTCCCCAGATCGGGACTCCCAGGTCCGAGCTGCTTTTCAAGTGGTCGCCGGCCAGAACACCCAGACCGCCGGAGTAGATCGGAAGCGATTCGTGAAGGCCGAATTCGGCGGAAAAATACGCGACGGGTCGCGCGGCCAAAGCGGGAGCGCTGACATTGGCCCAGGTTTTCTCGCTCTCTAAGTGCGCCTTGAGCGAGTGACACGCCCGCTCCAACCGAACACGATAGTGAGGATCCGCCGCGCGGGCCTCCAAACGCGCGGCATCCAATTCCAATAAGAACGCCGTGGGGTTATGGTTGACGGAGGTCCAAAGAACCGGATCGATTTCCCGGAAGAGGCTGTCGAATTCCCCGTTCCAAATCCACCGGAGATTGCCGGCCAATTCCGTCAAAAGGTCGCGAGAGTGCTTCATAACCGGAGCTTTCATCCAGTAAACACTAGACCCGGGTGGAGGGCAAAAAGATGTCTCAAATCATGGCCTGGGTCATAGGCTTGGGATAAACAAATGCCAAGGTGGAGGACGTGTGTCGATGAAATGCAGCGATGTGATGAGCACGCGTATCCAGATCTGCCAGGAGGATGACACGATCAATCTCTGTGCGGAACGGATGCGGGATTGCCAGATAGGTTTCTGTCCGGTCGTGGATGAGTTGCAGCGCGTGGTCGGCACGGTCACCGACCGTGATTTGGCCGTCCGAGCCGTGGCCGAGCGGCGGCCGTGGACGACGAAAGTCCGGGAAGTAATGACCCCGGGGACCATCATGTGCCGGTCGAACGCCCCGCTTCGGGACGCGGAAATCAAAATGGCGCGGCATCGGATCTCGCGAATCGTGGTCGTGGACGAGAGAGAGAGCTGCGTCGGCGTTATCAGCTTGACCGATTTAGTGCGGGTTGAAGCGCGGGACCGGGCCGGGGAAGTGGCCTACGCCGTCATGCAACGCGAAGCCACTCCGCAAAGTTGAAAATGAGGCGCTGAGAGTTTGAATGCAGGGGATCGCGAAAGAAGAGCCGAAAATCATCCAGGGCGGCATGGGGGTCGGTGTTTCCACCTGGCGCCTCGCAAACGCCGTGGCCCGTTGGGGACAGTTGGGCGTTGTGTCCGGAACGGCGCTCGATTCGGTTTGGACGCGCAAGCTTCAAAAAGGAGATCTCGGCGGACATTTCGAGCGGGCGATGAAAGCCTTTCCCGTGCCGGAGATCGCCGAACGAATGTACCGGAAATATTTCTCCCCCTCGGAAAAAGTTGCGCTCACGCCTTACAAGCGCCCGCCGATGCTGACCGCCTCACCCTCGAAGGAATTGAAGGAGCTTCTGATCGTTTCGAACTTCATCGAGGTGTTTTTAGCGAAGGAAGGGCACACCGGCCTGGTGGGCATCAACTACCTGGAAAAATTGCAGATGGCCACGCTGGCCAGCGTCTATGGAGCGATGTTGGCCGGCGTCGGATATGTTCTTATGGGAGCCGGGATTCCGCGCGAAATTCCCGGGGCTCTCGACAAGCTTTCGAAGCACGAACAGGTGGAACTTAAACTCCAGGTCAGCGAGTCCGGGAGCCAGGACGACTACCGCACGACGTTTTCACCCATGGAAATCATGGGTGGAGTGCTCCCCCCGCTCGTCCGGCCAAGATTTTTGGCCATTGTTTCCTCGTCTGCGTTGGCCTTGACGCTGGCGCGCAAGGCCACCGGAGCCGTCAACGGCTTCGTGATCGAGGGGGCTACGGCCGGCGGGCACAACGCTCCTCCGCGAGGAAATCTTCAGTTCAACGAGCGGGGAGAACCGATTTACGGCGCAAAGGATCGGCCCGATCTGGAAGCGATCAAAGCCATCGGTCTCCCGTTTTGGCTGGCTGGATCGTTCGGAAGTCCGGAGGGACTCCGAAAAGCGCTCGGTCTGGGAGCCGCGGGAGTTCAGGTCGGAACCGCGTTCGCCCTTTGCGAGGAATCCGGATTGTCTTCGGAGTTGAAATGCGATCTTCTGAACCATGCGAAAAACGGAGGGGTCGACGTATTCACGGATCCCGAGGCCTCCCCGACCGGCTTCCCCTTCAAGGTGGCGCGATTATCAGGAACCCTTTCGGAATCCGCAACGTATCGAGAGAGACCGCGGAAATGCGACGTTGGATATTTGCGGAGGCCGTACAAGAGAGAGGACGGCAGCTTGGGTTACCGCTGCCCGGCGGAGCCGATCGACACGTACATCAGTAAAGGCGGAAAAGTGGAAGAGACACACGGGCGGAAATGCCTCTGTAACGCCCTTCTGGCCAACATCGACCTCGCACAACGGCAGGAAGATGACTATGTCGAAAAACCCCTGATCACGATCGGGGATGACGTGAATTCGGTTGAACGCTTCATGAGCCCCGGAAGCTCGTCATACACGGCTGCGGACGTCGTACGAACCTTGCTAGGCTAGCCTAACCGCCGGAATCTGAATAGAGTACGGAACGTTCGATGAAGAAATTTCTTTTCGTTTTCCTTCTTCTGCTCGCACCCTACTCCAAGAGTTTCGCTCAAAATGATCCTCCGATCCCCTACGAGAACGGCTCCTGGTTCGTCGCCATAGAGGGGGGATATTGGGTCATCCTCGGCTCCGGACGAGAACTGGTGAAAGACGCGCCGCTCGTCTATCTCACGCTCGGATTCAACCTCCTGAATGAATTCAAGTCCGAAAAGAAAGACGATTCACTGACGTTCGGGCCGAAAATCGGCTTCGGCGTCGGCGAACCGCGAGCGACCCGCGATGTGGGTCTTTTTTACGACCTGCTCCTCAAAATTCGATACACGCTCGGAGATCGGGAGTCTCTCCTTCGGCCCTATATCGACGCTGGCCCCGGCCTGATCACTTACAACCAGAAAGCCTTTGAACTTGAAGGCGGCGCCGGCCTCGATTTCAATTTCGGGGGGAGCACCGTGGGTTTTAACGCTCAATACAAAGAAGTCATCGGCGCGGGCGAACTCAATCGAGGCGTCGCCCTGCTCGCCACTCTCGGCTATCGCTTCTAGCCATTCGAAATCCGGCTAAATGAAAACCCGGATCACGCCGGTTGCTCAAAAAGTGTCAGATGCTAGTGTCCTGTCGCAGATATAAGTTGCAATACCGAGATCGTCGATGCGCCTGATCCGCTAGGCGCGACGAGGGAGAATACCGGCAGTATTTGACCGAGGAGCAACAACGCAGGTGGCACTTTTTCAGCAACCCGCCAGGTTTTTGGGTATATTCCCCCGCCATGGACGCCGTCTATGTCGTAGATCCCGATTCCGACACGTTTTTCGAAGCGTGGAACGCGCTTGTGAAGCTCCTCGGCTTCACGGCCTCCGAACAGGCTACGACCGCCGATTCCGTTCGCTTCAGCCTTTCCGGAACCACCGGCCCCCGGTGGTTGGAGAGTGACCGAAACCGGCTTCACCAGGTCGGTTGGCATTTCGTTCGGGCCGC is a window of Bdellovibrionota bacterium DNA encoding:
- a CDS encoding CBS domain-containing protein; the encoded protein is MKCSDVMSTRIQICQEDDTINLCAERMRDCQIGFCPVVDELQRVVGTVTDRDLAVRAVAERRPWTTKVREVMTPGTIMCRSNAPLRDAEIKMARHRISRIVVVDERESCVGVISLTDLVRVEARDRAGEVAYAVMQREATPQS
- the glgP gene encoding alpha-glucan family phosphorylase, translated to MKHSRDLLTELAGNLRWIWNGEFDSLFREIDPVLWTSVNHNPTAFLLELDAARLEARAADPHYRVRLERACHSLKAHLESEKTWANVSAPALAARPVAYFSAEFGLHESLPIYSGGLGVLAGDHLKSSSDLGVPIWGVTILYREGYFFQNLTTDGTQEEVYTEMDLRRVALERVMDSQGQPMSLLIPVNSGNLVVEVWKTRVGRAHLLLLDGYSKEGTADRFAFTRRLYGGDLRTRLHQEIILGMGGYRALRKLGIRPGVIHLNEGHSAFAVLEAISQVMEEEDLSFEAASERVRSRSVFTTHTPVAAGHDRFPPELVNEHLAPLRSKLKLSPEAFVGLGRIHPNDEREPFCMTVVALKLASKSNAVSALHGQTTRSMWKDLWSKAPPEVPIGHVTNGVHVPSWIAPQLARFFERLLGPEWFAQLRYPAGWEAIDAIDPFEIWDLKCALKKEFAAFVDRRIQRRDERLGLPHSRFSLNPEAMVIGYARRIVEYKRPTLLFRDADRLARLMSDPKRPVQIVFAGKAHPNDQTGKAMLKELYGFTQDPRFAGKAFVLENYDMNMGRHFVQGCDLWLNSPRRPFEACGTSGQKAIFNATLNLSSLDGWWAEAYDKKNGYSFGDGLTHSDVHTHDRRDAEDLIRVLENKVIPDFFERTPEGVPSRWIDKIKHALVTLGSRYNSDRMVLDYAKRCYVPTVGALTSDFPTDR
- a CDS encoding nitronate monooxygenase, yielding MQGIAKEEPKIIQGGMGVGVSTWRLANAVARWGQLGVVSGTALDSVWTRKLQKGDLGGHFERAMKAFPVPEIAERMYRKYFSPSEKVALTPYKRPPMLTASPSKELKELLIVSNFIEVFLAKEGHTGLVGINYLEKLQMATLASVYGAMLAGVGYVLMGAGIPREIPGALDKLSKHEQVELKLQVSESGSQDDYRTTFSPMEIMGGVLPPLVRPRFLAIVSSSALALTLARKATGAVNGFVIEGATAGGHNAPPRGNLQFNERGEPIYGAKDRPDLEAIKAIGLPFWLAGSFGSPEGLRKALGLGAAGVQVGTAFALCEESGLSSELKCDLLNHAKNGGVDVFTDPEASPTGFPFKVARLSGTLSESATYRERPRKCDVGYLRRPYKREDGSLGYRCPAEPIDTYISKGGKVEETHGRKCLCNALLANIDLAQRQEDDYVEKPLITIGDDVNSVERFMSPGSSSYTAADVVRTLLG